In one Gadus morhua chromosome 7, gadMor3.0, whole genome shotgun sequence genomic region, the following are encoded:
- the LOC115546548 gene encoding zinc finger protein 271 isoform X1, producing MSPCGSTMEEQLSSIMDVLAKSAVSEISQLFSEGSASLRLEVTQSRKENELLRMRMKVMRSELFSLRLQTRSNASRAESGFALARANINKLRTKSLENGPKPLMDHKAVVHPPFHSPSKSEALSVTSPAEQETPGIILIKIEEDISGCRPAEDCDAFGDRISQSGATLESLHVDAPGSSHVSSQNTELRILSVHRQGGGQLVVEGHDTLFTASELEALNSLSAHNSVAKSLDCGAWLDCRKELAVQETPDNILIKEEVGIGGCIPPVADCNDISTQQGATSDSLHPDAPGSSHMSSHKFGPPRSRKKSYRCDECMKVYSSGFSLKIHMRIHSGEKPYRCDQCMKGFRRSYDLKSHMSIHSGEKPYRCDQCTKGFSHSCSLKIHKRIHSGEKPSVCHQCNVSYSRASSLRRHMSKQHKGKGVL from the exons ATGTCACCATGCGGCTCAACTATGGAAGAACAGCTGTCGTCCATAATGGACGTACTTGCGAAATCGGCTGTATCTGAAATTAGCCAACTGTTCTCGGAGGGGTCGGCTTCTCTTCGCTTAGAAGTAACTCAGAGCCGCAAAGAAAACGAATtgctgaggatgaggatgaaggtGATGAGGAGTGAGCTGTTTTCTTTGCGGCTTCAAACAAGATCGAATGCATCGCGTGCGGAAAGTGGTTTTGCCCTGGCCCGAGCCAACATCAACAAACTACGGACTAAATCATTGGAAAATG gccCAAAGCCCCTGATGGACCACAAGGCGGTTGTACATCCCCCTTttcattcaccatccaaaagtGAGGCTTTGTCAGTTACAAGTCCAGCAGAG CAGGAGACCCCCGGAATAATTTTAATCAAGATTGAAGAGGATATCAGTGGATGCAGGCCAGCAG aagactgcgatgcctttggagaccgcaTCTCGCAGAGCGGAGCCACCTTGGAGAGTCTGCATGTGGatgcccctggctcctcccatgTGTCCAGTCAAAACACggagctgcggatcctgagTGTCCACCGACAAGGAGGGGGGCAACTAGTGGTGGAAGGCCATGACACCCTTTTCACCGCATCCGaactggaggccctgaactctcTGTCTGCACAtaacagcgtggccaagagcctggactGTGGCGCGTGGTTGGATTGCCGCAAGGAGCTGGCTGTTCAG GAGACCCCAGACAACATTTTGATCAAGGAAGAAGTGGGTATTGGTGGATGCATCCCTCCTGTAG CAGACTGCAATGACATTAGCACACAGCAAGGCGCCACCTCGGATAGTCTGCATCCGGACGCCCCTGGCTcttcccacatgtccagtcacaagTTCGGTCCACCTCGATCCAGGAAGAAGTCCTACAGGTGTGACGAATGCATGAAGGTCTACAGTTCGGGTTTTagcctgaagatccacatgaggattcattctggggagaagccctacaggtgtgaccaatgcatgaagggCTTCAGACGGAGCTACGACCTGAAGTCCCACATGAGTATTCACTCAGGGGAGAAGCcttacaggtgtgaccaatgcacgaagggCTTCAGTCATAGCTGTAGCCTGAAGATCCACAAGAGgattcactccggggagaagcccagcGTGTGTCACCAGTGCAATGTCAGCTACAGTCGCGCCAGCAGTTTGCGTCGCCACATGTCCAAGCAGCACAAGGGCAAAGGGGTGCTTTGA
- the LOC115546548 gene encoding zinc finger protein 679 isoform X5: MYSSSSSSSGPKPLMDHKAVVHPPFHSPSKSEALSVTSPAEQETPGIILIKIEEDISGCRPAEDCDAFGDRISQSGATLESLHVDAPGSSHVSSQNTELRILSVHRQGGGQLVVEGHDTLFTASELEALNSLSAHNSVAKSLDCGAWLDCRKELAVQETPDNILIKEEVGIGGCIPPVADCNDISTQQGATSDSLHPDAPGSSHMSSHKFGPPRSRKKSYRCDECMKVYSSGFSLKIHMRIHSGEKPYRCDQCMKGFRRSYDLKSHMSIHSGEKPYRCDQCTKGFSHSCSLKIHKRIHSGEKPSVCHQCNVSYSRASSLRRHMSKQHKGKGVL, encoded by the exons AtgtattcatcatcatcatcatcatcaggccCAAAGCCCCTGATGGACCACAAGGCGGTTGTACATCCCCCTTttcattcaccatccaaaagtGAGGCTTTGTCAGTTACAAGTCCAGCAGAG CAGGAGACCCCCGGAATAATTTTAATCAAGATTGAAGAGGATATCAGTGGATGCAGGCCAGCAG aagactgcgatgcctttggagaccgcaTCTCGCAGAGCGGAGCCACCTTGGAGAGTCTGCATGTGGatgcccctggctcctcccatgTGTCCAGTCAAAACACggagctgcggatcctgagTGTCCACCGACAAGGAGGGGGGCAACTAGTGGTGGAAGGCCATGACACCCTTTTCACCGCATCCGaactggaggccctgaactctcTGTCTGCACAtaacagcgtggccaagagcctggactGTGGCGCGTGGTTGGATTGCCGCAAGGAGCTGGCTGTTCAG GAGACCCCAGACAACATTTTGATCAAGGAAGAAGTGGGTATTGGTGGATGCATCCCTCCTGTAG CAGACTGCAATGACATTAGCACACAGCAAGGCGCCACCTCGGATAGTCTGCATCCGGACGCCCCTGGCTcttcccacatgtccagtcacaagTTCGGTCCACCTCGATCCAGGAAGAAGTCCTACAGGTGTGACGAATGCATGAAGGTCTACAGTTCGGGTTTTagcctgaagatccacatgaggattcattctggggagaagccctacaggtgtgaccaatgcatgaagggCTTCAGACGGAGCTACGACCTGAAGTCCCACATGAGTATTCACTCAGGGGAGAAGCcttacaggtgtgaccaatgcacgaagggCTTCAGTCATAGCTGTAGCCTGAAGATCCACAAGAGgattcactccggggagaagcccagcGTGTGTCACCAGTGCAATGTCAGCTACAGTCGCGCCAGCAGTTTGCGTCGCCACATGTCCAAGCAGCACAAGGGCAAAGGGGTGCTTTGA
- the LOC115546548 gene encoding zinc finger protein 112 isoform X3 — protein sequence MSPCGSTMEEQLSSIMDVLAKSAVSEISQLFSEGSASLRLEVTQSRKENELLRMRMKVMRSELFSLRLQTRSNASRAESGFALARANINKLRTKSLENGPKPLMDHKAVVHPPFHSPSKSEALSVTSPAEQETPGIILIKIEEDISGCRPADCDAFGDRISQSGATLESLHVDAPGSSHVSSQNTELRILSVHRQGGGQLVVEGHDTLFTASELEALNSLSAHNSVAKSLDCGAWLDCRKELAVQETPDNILIKEEVGIGGCIPPVADCNDISTQQGATSDSLHPDAPGSSHMSSHKFGPPRSRKKSYRCDECMKVYSSGFSLKIHMRIHSGEKPYRCDQCMKGFRRSYDLKSHMSIHSGEKPYRCDQCTKGFSHSCSLKIHKRIHSGEKPSVCHQCNVSYSRASSLRRHMSKQHKGKGVL from the exons ATGTCACCATGCGGCTCAACTATGGAAGAACAGCTGTCGTCCATAATGGACGTACTTGCGAAATCGGCTGTATCTGAAATTAGCCAACTGTTCTCGGAGGGGTCGGCTTCTCTTCGCTTAGAAGTAACTCAGAGCCGCAAAGAAAACGAATtgctgaggatgaggatgaaggtGATGAGGAGTGAGCTGTTTTCTTTGCGGCTTCAAACAAGATCGAATGCATCGCGTGCGGAAAGTGGTTTTGCCCTGGCCCGAGCCAACATCAACAAACTACGGACTAAATCATTGGAAAATG gccCAAAGCCCCTGATGGACCACAAGGCGGTTGTACATCCCCCTTttcattcaccatccaaaagtGAGGCTTTGTCAGTTACAAGTCCAGCAGAG CAGGAGACCCCCGGAATAATTTTAATCAAGATTGAAGAGGATATCAGTGGATGCAGGCCAGCAG actgcgatgcctttggagaccgcaTCTCGCAGAGCGGAGCCACCTTGGAGAGTCTGCATGTGGatgcccctggctcctcccatgTGTCCAGTCAAAACACggagctgcggatcctgagTGTCCACCGACAAGGAGGGGGGCAACTAGTGGTGGAAGGCCATGACACCCTTTTCACCGCATCCGaactggaggccctgaactctcTGTCTGCACAtaacagcgtggccaagagcctggactGTGGCGCGTGGTTGGATTGCCGCAAGGAGCTGGCTGTTCAG GAGACCCCAGACAACATTTTGATCAAGGAAGAAGTGGGTATTGGTGGATGCATCCCTCCTGTAG CAGACTGCAATGACATTAGCACACAGCAAGGCGCCACCTCGGATAGTCTGCATCCGGACGCCCCTGGCTcttcccacatgtccagtcacaagTTCGGTCCACCTCGATCCAGGAAGAAGTCCTACAGGTGTGACGAATGCATGAAGGTCTACAGTTCGGGTTTTagcctgaagatccacatgaggattcattctggggagaagccctacaggtgtgaccaatgcatgaagggCTTCAGACGGAGCTACGACCTGAAGTCCCACATGAGTATTCACTCAGGGGAGAAGCcttacaggtgtgaccaatgcacgaagggCTTCAGTCATAGCTGTAGCCTGAAGATCCACAAGAGgattcactccggggagaagcccagcGTGTGTCACCAGTGCAATGTCAGCTACAGTCGCGCCAGCAGTTTGCGTCGCCACATGTCCAAGCAGCACAAGGGCAAAGGGGTGCTTTGA
- the LOC115546548 gene encoding zinc finger protein 271 isoform X4: protein MSPCGSTMEEQLSSIMDVLAKSAVSEISQLFSEGSASLRLEVTQSRKENELLRMRMKVMRSELFSLRLQTRSNASRAESGFALARANINKLRTKSLENGPKPLMDHKAVVHPPFHSPSKSEALSVTSPAEETPGIILIKIEEDISGCRPADCDAFGDRISQSGATLESLHVDAPGSSHVSSQNTELRILSVHRQGGGQLVVEGHDTLFTASELEALNSLSAHNSVAKSLDCGAWLDCRKELAVQETPDNILIKEEVGIGGCIPPVADCNDISTQQGATSDSLHPDAPGSSHMSSHKFGPPRSRKKSYRCDECMKVYSSGFSLKIHMRIHSGEKPYRCDQCMKGFRRSYDLKSHMSIHSGEKPYRCDQCTKGFSHSCSLKIHKRIHSGEKPSVCHQCNVSYSRASSLRRHMSKQHKGKGVL, encoded by the exons ATGTCACCATGCGGCTCAACTATGGAAGAACAGCTGTCGTCCATAATGGACGTACTTGCGAAATCGGCTGTATCTGAAATTAGCCAACTGTTCTCGGAGGGGTCGGCTTCTCTTCGCTTAGAAGTAACTCAGAGCCGCAAAGAAAACGAATtgctgaggatgaggatgaaggtGATGAGGAGTGAGCTGTTTTCTTTGCGGCTTCAAACAAGATCGAATGCATCGCGTGCGGAAAGTGGTTTTGCCCTGGCCCGAGCCAACATCAACAAACTACGGACTAAATCATTGGAAAATG gccCAAAGCCCCTGATGGACCACAAGGCGGTTGTACATCCCCCTTttcattcaccatccaaaagtGAGGCTTTGTCAGTTACAAGTCCAGCAGAG GAGACCCCCGGAATAATTTTAATCAAGATTGAAGAGGATATCAGTGGATGCAGGCCAGCAG actgcgatgcctttggagaccgcaTCTCGCAGAGCGGAGCCACCTTGGAGAGTCTGCATGTGGatgcccctggctcctcccatgTGTCCAGTCAAAACACggagctgcggatcctgagTGTCCACCGACAAGGAGGGGGGCAACTAGTGGTGGAAGGCCATGACACCCTTTTCACCGCATCCGaactggaggccctgaactctcTGTCTGCACAtaacagcgtggccaagagcctggactGTGGCGCGTGGTTGGATTGCCGCAAGGAGCTGGCTGTTCAG GAGACCCCAGACAACATTTTGATCAAGGAAGAAGTGGGTATTGGTGGATGCATCCCTCCTGTAG CAGACTGCAATGACATTAGCACACAGCAAGGCGCCACCTCGGATAGTCTGCATCCGGACGCCCCTGGCTcttcccacatgtccagtcacaagTTCGGTCCACCTCGATCCAGGAAGAAGTCCTACAGGTGTGACGAATGCATGAAGGTCTACAGTTCGGGTTTTagcctgaagatccacatgaggattcattctggggagaagccctacaggtgtgaccaatgcatgaagggCTTCAGACGGAGCTACGACCTGAAGTCCCACATGAGTATTCACTCAGGGGAGAAGCcttacaggtgtgaccaatgcacgaagggCTTCAGTCATAGCTGTAGCCTGAAGATCCACAAGAGgattcactccggggagaagcccagcGTGTGTCACCAGTGCAATGTCAGCTACAGTCGCGCCAGCAGTTTGCGTCGCCACATGTCCAAGCAGCACAAGGGCAAAGGGGTGCTTTGA
- the LOC115546548 gene encoding zinc finger protein 271 isoform X2 has translation MSPCGSTMEEQLSSIMDVLAKSAVSEISQLFSEGSASLRLEVTQSRKENELLRMRMKVMRSELFSLRLQTRSNASRAESGFALARANINKLRTKSLENGPKPLMDHKAVVHPPFHSPSKSEALSVTSPAEETPGIILIKIEEDISGCRPAEDCDAFGDRISQSGATLESLHVDAPGSSHVSSQNTELRILSVHRQGGGQLVVEGHDTLFTASELEALNSLSAHNSVAKSLDCGAWLDCRKELAVQETPDNILIKEEVGIGGCIPPVADCNDISTQQGATSDSLHPDAPGSSHMSSHKFGPPRSRKKSYRCDECMKVYSSGFSLKIHMRIHSGEKPYRCDQCMKGFRRSYDLKSHMSIHSGEKPYRCDQCTKGFSHSCSLKIHKRIHSGEKPSVCHQCNVSYSRASSLRRHMSKQHKGKGVL, from the exons ATGTCACCATGCGGCTCAACTATGGAAGAACAGCTGTCGTCCATAATGGACGTACTTGCGAAATCGGCTGTATCTGAAATTAGCCAACTGTTCTCGGAGGGGTCGGCTTCTCTTCGCTTAGAAGTAACTCAGAGCCGCAAAGAAAACGAATtgctgaggatgaggatgaaggtGATGAGGAGTGAGCTGTTTTCTTTGCGGCTTCAAACAAGATCGAATGCATCGCGTGCGGAAAGTGGTTTTGCCCTGGCCCGAGCCAACATCAACAAACTACGGACTAAATCATTGGAAAATG gccCAAAGCCCCTGATGGACCACAAGGCGGTTGTACATCCCCCTTttcattcaccatccaaaagtGAGGCTTTGTCAGTTACAAGTCCAGCAGAG GAGACCCCCGGAATAATTTTAATCAAGATTGAAGAGGATATCAGTGGATGCAGGCCAGCAG aagactgcgatgcctttggagaccgcaTCTCGCAGAGCGGAGCCACCTTGGAGAGTCTGCATGTGGatgcccctggctcctcccatgTGTCCAGTCAAAACACggagctgcggatcctgagTGTCCACCGACAAGGAGGGGGGCAACTAGTGGTGGAAGGCCATGACACCCTTTTCACCGCATCCGaactggaggccctgaactctcTGTCTGCACAtaacagcgtggccaagagcctggactGTGGCGCGTGGTTGGATTGCCGCAAGGAGCTGGCTGTTCAG GAGACCCCAGACAACATTTTGATCAAGGAAGAAGTGGGTATTGGTGGATGCATCCCTCCTGTAG CAGACTGCAATGACATTAGCACACAGCAAGGCGCCACCTCGGATAGTCTGCATCCGGACGCCCCTGGCTcttcccacatgtccagtcacaagTTCGGTCCACCTCGATCCAGGAAGAAGTCCTACAGGTGTGACGAATGCATGAAGGTCTACAGTTCGGGTTTTagcctgaagatccacatgaggattcattctggggagaagccctacaggtgtgaccaatgcatgaagggCTTCAGACGGAGCTACGACCTGAAGTCCCACATGAGTATTCACTCAGGGGAGAAGCcttacaggtgtgaccaatgcacgaagggCTTCAGTCATAGCTGTAGCCTGAAGATCCACAAGAGgattcactccggggagaagcccagcGTGTGTCACCAGTGCAATGTCAGCTACAGTCGCGCCAGCAGTTTGCGTCGCCACATGTCCAAGCAGCACAAGGGCAAAGGGGTGCTTTGA
- the LOC115546548 gene encoding zinc finger protein 679 isoform X6: MYSSSSSSSGPKPLMDHKAVVHPPFHSPSKSEALSVTSPAEETPGIILIKIEEDISGCRPAEDCDAFGDRISQSGATLESLHVDAPGSSHVSSQNTELRILSVHRQGGGQLVVEGHDTLFTASELEALNSLSAHNSVAKSLDCGAWLDCRKELAVQETPDNILIKEEVGIGGCIPPVADCNDISTQQGATSDSLHPDAPGSSHMSSHKFGPPRSRKKSYRCDECMKVYSSGFSLKIHMRIHSGEKPYRCDQCMKGFRRSYDLKSHMSIHSGEKPYRCDQCTKGFSHSCSLKIHKRIHSGEKPSVCHQCNVSYSRASSLRRHMSKQHKGKGVL, translated from the exons AtgtattcatcatcatcatcatcatcaggccCAAAGCCCCTGATGGACCACAAGGCGGTTGTACATCCCCCTTttcattcaccatccaaaagtGAGGCTTTGTCAGTTACAAGTCCAGCAGAG GAGACCCCCGGAATAATTTTAATCAAGATTGAAGAGGATATCAGTGGATGCAGGCCAGCAG aagactgcgatgcctttggagaccgcaTCTCGCAGAGCGGAGCCACCTTGGAGAGTCTGCATGTGGatgcccctggctcctcccatgTGTCCAGTCAAAACACggagctgcggatcctgagTGTCCACCGACAAGGAGGGGGGCAACTAGTGGTGGAAGGCCATGACACCCTTTTCACCGCATCCGaactggaggccctgaactctcTGTCTGCACAtaacagcgtggccaagagcctggactGTGGCGCGTGGTTGGATTGCCGCAAGGAGCTGGCTGTTCAG GAGACCCCAGACAACATTTTGATCAAGGAAGAAGTGGGTATTGGTGGATGCATCCCTCCTGTAG CAGACTGCAATGACATTAGCACACAGCAAGGCGCCACCTCGGATAGTCTGCATCCGGACGCCCCTGGCTcttcccacatgtccagtcacaagTTCGGTCCACCTCGATCCAGGAAGAAGTCCTACAGGTGTGACGAATGCATGAAGGTCTACAGTTCGGGTTTTagcctgaagatccacatgaggattcattctggggagaagccctacaggtgtgaccaatgcatgaagggCTTCAGACGGAGCTACGACCTGAAGTCCCACATGAGTATTCACTCAGGGGAGAAGCcttacaggtgtgaccaatgcacgaagggCTTCAGTCATAGCTGTAGCCTGAAGATCCACAAGAGgattcactccggggagaagcccagcGTGTGTCACCAGTGCAATGTCAGCTACAGTCGCGCCAGCAGTTTGCGTCGCCACATGTCCAAGCAGCACAAGGGCAAAGGGGTGCTTTGA
- the LOC115546548 gene encoding uncharacterized protein LOC115546548 isoform X7, with product MSPCGSTMEEQLSSIMDVLAKSAVSEISQLFSEGSASLRLEVTQSRKENELLRMRMKVMRSELFSLRLQTRSNASRAESGFALARANINKLRTKSLENGPKPLMDHKAVVHPPFHSPSKSEALSVTSPAEQETPGIILIKIEEDISGCRPAEDCDAFGDRISQSGATLESLHVDAPGSSHVSSQNTELRILSVHRQGGGQLVVEGHDTLFTASELEALNSLSAHNSVAKSLDCGAWLDCRKELAVQVENSPTHLPSKRDPRQHFDQGRSGYWWMHPSCSRLQ from the exons ATGTCACCATGCGGCTCAACTATGGAAGAACAGCTGTCGTCCATAATGGACGTACTTGCGAAATCGGCTGTATCTGAAATTAGCCAACTGTTCTCGGAGGGGTCGGCTTCTCTTCGCTTAGAAGTAACTCAGAGCCGCAAAGAAAACGAATtgctgaggatgaggatgaaggtGATGAGGAGTGAGCTGTTTTCTTTGCGGCTTCAAACAAGATCGAATGCATCGCGTGCGGAAAGTGGTTTTGCCCTGGCCCGAGCCAACATCAACAAACTACGGACTAAATCATTGGAAAATG gccCAAAGCCCCTGATGGACCACAAGGCGGTTGTACATCCCCCTTttcattcaccatccaaaagtGAGGCTTTGTCAGTTACAAGTCCAGCAGAG CAGGAGACCCCCGGAATAATTTTAATCAAGATTGAAGAGGATATCAGTGGATGCAGGCCAGCAG aagactgcgatgcctttggagaccgcaTCTCGCAGAGCGGAGCCACCTTGGAGAGTCTGCATGTGGatgcccctggctcctcccatgTGTCCAGTCAAAACACggagctgcggatcctgagTGTCCACCGACAAGGAGGGGGGCAACTAGTGGTGGAAGGCCATGACACCCTTTTCACCGCATCCGaactggaggccctgaactctcTGTCTGCACAtaacagcgtggccaagagcctggactGTGGCGCGTGGTTGGATTGCCGCAAGGAGCTGGCTGTTCAGGTTGAAAATTCCCCTACTCATTTACCATCCAAAA GAGACCCCAGACAACATTTTGATCAAGGAAGAAGTGGGTATTGGTGGATGCATCCCTCCTGTAG CAGACTGCAATGA